The Halorientalis sp. IM1011 genome window below encodes:
- a CDS encoding acyl-CoA dehydrogenase family protein yields MLDYYGLEADLSEEERMIQESAREFVDEKVRPDIGEHWIEGTFPKDLIPEMGEMGFYAPNLEGYGSPNVSETAYGLLMQELEACDSGLRSMASVQGALVMYPIHAYGSEEQKEEWLPKLGSGEAVGCFGLTEPEHGSNPTAMETRAEEADGGYRLNGSKTWITNSPIADVAIVWARDRTDPDTPVRGFLVETDRDGVSTNKIDEKLSLRASITGEIGLNDVFVPEENILPGVEGMGGPLGCLTQARYGIAWGAIGAARDGFETARQYATDRDQFGGPIARFQLQQDKLAEMATQITLAQLLAHRLADLKERGDMRPQHVSMAKRNNVRMARNQSRIAREILGGNGITADYSPMRHMANLETVYTYEGTHDIHTLILGEDLTGFAAYEQ; encoded by the coding sequence ATGCTCGACTACTACGGTCTGGAAGCGGACCTGTCGGAGGAAGAGCGGATGATCCAGGAGTCGGCCCGGGAGTTCGTCGACGAGAAGGTGCGACCCGATATCGGGGAACACTGGATCGAGGGCACGTTCCCGAAGGACCTGATCCCCGAGATGGGTGAGATGGGCTTTTACGCACCGAATCTGGAGGGGTACGGCTCGCCGAACGTCAGCGAGACGGCCTACGGCCTCCTGATGCAGGAACTGGAAGCCTGCGATTCCGGCCTGCGCTCGATGGCCAGCGTCCAGGGCGCGCTCGTCATGTACCCGATCCACGCCTACGGCAGCGAGGAGCAGAAAGAGGAGTGGCTGCCAAAACTCGGGAGCGGCGAAGCGGTCGGCTGTTTCGGTCTCACAGAGCCGGAACACGGTTCGAACCCGACGGCGATGGAGACTCGCGCCGAGGAGGCCGACGGCGGCTACCGACTCAACGGGTCGAAGACGTGGATCACGAACTCCCCCATCGCCGACGTGGCGATCGTCTGGGCCCGCGATCGGACAGATCCCGACACACCCGTCCGGGGCTTCCTCGTCGAGACCGACCGCGACGGCGTCTCCACCAACAAGATCGACGAGAAGCTCTCGCTGCGGGCGTCCATTACGGGCGAGATCGGCCTCAACGACGTGTTCGTCCCCGAGGAGAACATCCTCCCTGGCGTCGAGGGGATGGGCGGTCCACTGGGCTGTCTCACGCAGGCCCGCTACGGTATCGCGTGGGGCGCGATCGGTGCGGCGCGTGACGGCTTCGAGACCGCACGCCAGTACGCCACCGACCGCGACCAGTTCGGCGGCCCCATCGCCCGGTTCCAGCTCCAGCAGGACAAGCTGGCGGAGATGGCCACCCAGATCACGCTCGCGCAACTGCTCGCCCACCGACTCGCCGACCTCAAGGAACGCGGCGACATGCGTCCCCAGCACGTCTCGATGGCCAAGCGCAACAACGTCCGGATGGCGCGCAATCAGTCCCGGATCGCCCGCGAAATCCTCGGCGGGAACGGAATTACGGCGGACTACTCCCCGATGCGCCACATGGCGAATCTGGAAACGGTCTACACCTACGAGGGCACTCACGACATCCACACCCTGATCCTCGGGGAAGATCTCACCGGCTTCGCGGCCTACGAACAATGA
- a CDS encoding SDR family NAD(P)-dependent oxidoreductase, with the protein MRGLAETTAIVTGSGQGIGRAIALRLAEEGATIAVNDLEEERAAETVAEIEDAGGEALTAVADVTDYEDVQSMVDEVVEAEGGVDLLVNNAGWDVMEWFVDQDPDVWNRIIDINLKGQINCAHAVANHYVDTDTDGKIINVASDAARVGSSGEAVYSGAKGGIISFTKTIARELARTGVNCNAIAPGPTETPLTDDMKESDLGEKILGGMEQKVPLGRMAEPEDIAGGVAFLASSDADFITGQVLSISGGLTMVG; encoded by the coding sequence ATGCGAGGGCTAGCAGAGACGACAGCGATAGTTACTGGCAGCGGTCAAGGAATCGGTCGCGCCATCGCACTCCGACTCGCCGAGGAGGGTGCGACGATCGCCGTGAACGACCTCGAAGAGGAACGGGCAGCGGAGACCGTCGCGGAGATCGAAGACGCCGGTGGCGAGGCGCTCACTGCCGTCGCCGACGTGACCGACTACGAGGACGTTCAGTCGATGGTCGACGAGGTCGTCGAAGCCGAGGGCGGCGTCGATCTGCTCGTCAACAACGCCGGCTGGGACGTGATGGAGTGGTTCGTCGATCAGGACCCCGATGTCTGGAACCGGATCATCGACATCAACCTCAAGGGCCAGATCAACTGCGCCCACGCGGTCGCGAACCACTACGTCGACACCGACACGGACGGGAAGATAATCAACGTCGCCTCGGACGCCGCTCGCGTCGGGAGCTCCGGCGAGGCGGTCTACTCCGGCGCGAAAGGTGGCATCATCTCGTTCACCAAGACGATCGCACGGGAACTCGCGCGAACCGGCGTCAACTGCAACGCCATCGCTCCCGGACCGACGGAGACGCCGCTGACCGACGACATGAAGGAGTCGGATCTCGGCGAGAAGATTCTCGGCGGCATGGAACAGAAGGTCCCGCTCGGTCGGATGGCCGAACCCGAGGACATCGCGGGCGGCGTGGCCTTCCTCGCCAGTTCCGACGCCGACTTCATCACCGGCCAGGTGCTCAGCATCAGTGGCGGCCTGACGATGGTCGGATAA
- a CDS encoding class I adenylate-forming enzyme family protein, whose protein sequence is MEWRANESALEIVETGETLTYAEFDERVNRVANALSDRGIRKGDRVAMVLFNTAEFPLTLYACYKLGAVPVPINFMLARDNFRYIVDDVAPKVAVYDADVEDDFSAALADADVSPHTVGVGGCSDSDEEFETLTDHDDGSAPPEVPIEPDDPTYILYTSGTTGMPKGVTFTAETASNRAQESARNIGISQSSVALQLSPWFHAGGVDITVHPVVEAGGTILVTQDWEPDSVVEMVETYGVTHIVGVPTVAQRMTELDDLEDRDLSSLECLLCMGSPLSKQLAEAIMETITPNLYNGYGTTETLLDTMLRPEDLPEQAGSAGRPTNDTEVNVIEFDRSRVVAPDETVPQGEEGEIVVNSGAALDYYFGSKEKTKESIRSGWYYTDDLGVVNDDGYLRITGRADDMILSGGELVSPIEVEETLEAHDEVEAVTVVGTEDEEWGQVVTAYVVADGLDADDLEEYCKTHEGLADYKRPRKYEFVDEIERTATGKKQRYKYRD, encoded by the coding sequence GTGGAGTGGCGAGCGAACGAGTCGGCGCTCGAAATCGTCGAGACCGGTGAGACGCTCACCTACGCCGAGTTCGACGAACGGGTCAACCGGGTCGCGAACGCGCTGTCGGATCGCGGGATTCGGAAGGGCGACCGGGTCGCGATGGTGCTTTTCAACACGGCCGAGTTCCCGTTGACGCTGTACGCCTGTTACAAACTCGGCGCCGTGCCCGTCCCGATCAACTTCATGCTGGCCCGGGACAACTTCCGGTACATCGTCGACGACGTCGCCCCGAAGGTAGCAGTCTACGACGCCGACGTCGAGGACGACTTCAGCGCCGCGCTCGCGGACGCGGACGTGAGCCCCCACACCGTCGGCGTCGGTGGGTGTTCGGACTCCGACGAGGAGTTCGAGACACTCACCGACCACGACGACGGGTCCGCGCCGCCGGAAGTTCCCATCGAACCCGACGACCCGACGTACATCCTCTATACGAGCGGGACGACGGGCATGCCGAAGGGCGTCACATTCACCGCAGAGACGGCCTCGAACCGGGCGCAAGAATCGGCCCGCAACATCGGGATCTCACAGAGTAGCGTGGCGCTGCAGCTGTCACCGTGGTTCCACGCGGGCGGCGTCGACATCACTGTGCATCCGGTCGTCGAGGCCGGTGGGACGATCCTCGTCACGCAGGACTGGGAACCGGACTCGGTCGTCGAGATGGTGGAAACGTACGGCGTGACCCACATCGTCGGCGTGCCGACCGTCGCCCAGCGGATGACGGAACTCGACGACCTCGAGGACCGCGACCTCTCCAGTCTGGAGTGTCTGCTCTGTATGGGTTCGCCGCTGTCGAAGCAACTGGCCGAGGCGATCATGGAGACGATCACGCCGAACCTGTACAACGGGTACGGGACCACCGAGACGTTGCTCGACACGATGCTCCGACCGGAGGACCTCCCCGAACAGGCGGGCTCGGCCGGCCGCCCCACGAACGACACGGAGGTCAACGTCATCGAGTTCGACCGCTCCCGAGTGGTCGCCCCCGACGAGACCGTCCCGCAGGGCGAGGAAGGCGAGATCGTCGTCAACAGCGGTGCGGCGCTGGACTACTACTTCGGCAGCAAGGAGAAGACCAAGGAGTCGATCCGGAGCGGCTGGTACTACACCGACGACCTCGGCGTCGTCAACGACGACGGCTATCTCCGGATCACCGGCCGCGCCGACGACATGATCCTCTCGGGCGGGGAACTGGTCTCACCCATCGAAGTCGAAGAGACCCTGGAAGCCCACGACGAGGTCGAAGCGGTGACCGTCGTCGGCACCGAAGACGAAGAGTGGGGACAGGTCGTCACCGCGTACGTCGTCGCCGACGGCCTCGACGCGGACGACCTCGAGGAGTACTGCAAAACGCACGAGGGTCTCGCCGACTACAAGCGGCCCCGAAAGTACGAGTTCGTGGACGAAATCGAGCGGACCGCTACCGGGAAGAAACAGCGCTACAAGTACCGCGACTAG
- a CDS encoding SDR family NAD(P)-dependent oxidoreductase — translation MSAIQSPDWQDAVVVITGASRGLGRAIAERFGARGATVVVNYRSNEEAAAETVVAVEEAHPEAEALAVQADAGDPDAIDYLFDRVDDEFGTVDVFVHNAAVTAFKPLDEVTAKDIALTYDLGVTGFLLATQRALDLMDGDGSVVAVSGNDSHTYMPLHGLLASAKAALECLVRYLAVEQAEKGIRVNAVNPGPLRKDNYYASVSEETAAAMEDLEERVPNGDTVPPEAVAESVALLADPRNEWVTGEVLHVDGGLAAL, via the coding sequence ATGTCAGCGATCCAGTCACCGGATTGGCAAGACGCAGTCGTCGTGATCACGGGCGCGAGTCGCGGACTCGGCCGAGCCATCGCCGAGCGGTTCGGGGCTCGCGGTGCCACCGTCGTCGTCAACTACCGGTCGAACGAGGAAGCAGCGGCCGAGACCGTCGTCGCGGTCGAGGAAGCCCACCCCGAGGCCGAAGCCCTCGCCGTGCAGGCGGACGCGGGTGATCCGGATGCCATCGACTACCTCTTCGACCGCGTCGACGACGAGTTCGGGACAGTCGACGTGTTCGTCCACAACGCCGCCGTCACGGCGTTCAAGCCCCTCGACGAAGTGACGGCGAAAGATATCGCACTGACCTACGACCTCGGCGTCACGGGATTCCTCCTCGCGACCCAGCGCGCGCTCGATCTCATGGACGGGGACGGCTCCGTCGTCGCCGTCTCGGGCAACGACAGCCACACCTACATGCCACTGCACGGACTCCTCGCGAGCGCGAAGGCAGCTCTCGAATGTCTCGTCCGCTACCTGGCCGTCGAACAGGCCGAGAAGGGGATCCGCGTCAACGCGGTCAACCCCGGCCCGCTCCGAAAGGACAACTACTACGCGTCGGTATCCGAGGAGACGGCCGCGGCCATGGAGGACCTCGAAGAACGCGTGCCGAACGGCGACACCGTCCCCCCGGAAGCGGTGGCCGAGAGCGTGGCCCTCCTCGCAGACCCGCGCAACGAGTGGGTCACAGGCGAGGTTCTCCACGTGGACGGCGGGCTCGCCGCGCTGTGA
- a CDS encoding thiolase family protein — protein MTSDTDPVVVGAVRTAQGKQDGVYADVRSEDLSVPLVNELLSTTGVSSDDVDDLQWGCAKQVKEQGNNLARIIALLSDLGESVPATTIDRLCGSSAQAIATASDAIRAGQRECLIAGGVENMSRVERDFGIDSYPGIRERYDVDDLRMGMTAEAVAERFDVSREVQDAYAARSQQRAVAATEDGRFDEEIVPIEAGDDTITEDEGLRPGTTAEKLADLPTVFEEDGTVTPGNASQISDGAAAVMLTSRRFAEEHDLDILAEVGAHEVAGVDPEIMGIGPVPAVRGLMERAGTTMDDYDLVELNEAFASQTLYCQRELGIDDDSFNVNGGAIAIGHPLGASGARLPVTLVHEMHRRDVDRGLSTMCIGYGQGIAIEFRVP, from the coding sequence ATGACAAGCGATACCGATCCCGTGGTCGTCGGTGCGGTGCGGACAGCACAGGGGAAACAGGACGGCGTGTACGCCGACGTGCGGAGCGAGGACCTCTCGGTCCCGCTCGTGAACGAATTGCTGTCGACTACCGGAGTGTCCAGCGACGACGTCGACGACCTCCAGTGGGGCTGTGCGAAGCAGGTCAAAGAGCAGGGGAACAACCTCGCCCGTATCATCGCGCTGCTCTCGGACCTCGGCGAGTCCGTGCCCGCGACGACGATCGATCGCCTCTGTGGCTCGTCGGCCCAGGCGATCGCGACCGCATCCGACGCGATTCGCGCGGGTCAGCGCGAGTGTCTCATCGCGGGCGGCGTCGAGAACATGTCACGCGTCGAGCGCGATTTCGGCATCGACTCCTACCCCGGCATCCGCGAACGGTACGACGTGGACGACCTCCGGATGGGGATGACCGCCGAAGCAGTCGCCGAGCGGTTCGACGTTAGCCGTGAGGTACAGGACGCCTACGCCGCTCGCTCCCAGCAACGGGCCGTCGCGGCGACCGAAGACGGCCGATTCGACGAGGAGATCGTCCCGATCGAAGCGGGTGACGACACCATCACCGAGGACGAGGGACTCCGACCCGGCACGACGGCCGAGAAACTCGCCGATCTGCCGACCGTGTTCGAAGAAGATGGCACGGTCACGCCCGGCAACGCCTCCCAGATCTCGGACGGCGCGGCCGCGGTCATGCTCACGTCGCGCCGGTTCGCCGAGGAGCACGACCTCGACATTCTGGCCGAAGTCGGCGCACACGAGGTCGCCGGCGTCGATCCCGAGATCATGGGGATCGGCCCGGTGCCCGCGGTCCGGGGCCTGATGGAGCGGGCCGGGACGACCATGGACGACTACGACCTCGTCGAACTGAACGAGGCGTTCGCGAGTCAGACGCTGTACTGCCAGCGGGAACTCGGCATCGACGACGACAGCTTCAACGTCAACGGCGGAGCTATCGCCATCGGCCACCCGCTCGGTGCCTCCGGCGCTCGCCTGCCGGTGACGCTCGTCCACGAGATGCACCGCCGAGACGTCGACCGCGGGCTCTCGACGATGTGTATCGGCTACGGGCAGGGGATCGCGATCGAGTTCCGGGTCCCCTGA
- a CDS encoding amidohydrolase family protein, with protein sequence MDVQAIDTMCRGFYVEPELAKPLFEVREFRTLAKSTFGGVMAKHDIPEDEMWRVFGVLGNDSLEETVDEMDEVGVEKIFIDQLVQWSRDAKEALTLLSVEELAEMVDRSDGRVVPGVGYNPHRIPESLERIERAVEDHDFKYVWFHPMTFGLEPTDEKCYPLYAKANELDIPVSFQTGQSAEPLPSEPGHPMYADEVAMDFPELTLVLTHTGWPWTEEWCSMLWRHPNVYGNIGAYYPSFLPDSQVEFIDGRIRDKVMWATNGLGLQRCKEEFLDLDIRDETKRAVLRENALDVFDI encoded by the coding sequence ATGGACGTGCAAGCAATCGATACCATGTGTCGCGGGTTCTACGTCGAACCCGAACTGGCGAAACCGCTCTTCGAGGTCCGAGAGTTCAGGACGCTCGCCAAATCCACGTTCGGCGGTGTGATGGCGAAACACGACATCCCCGAGGACGAGATGTGGCGCGTCTTCGGTGTTCTCGGGAACGACTCGCTGGAGGAGACGGTCGACGAGATGGACGAGGTCGGCGTCGAGAAGATCTTCATCGACCAGCTCGTCCAGTGGTCCCGCGACGCGAAGGAGGCGCTGACGCTGCTCAGCGTCGAGGAACTCGCGGAGATGGTCGACCGGTCGGACGGCCGCGTGGTTCCCGGCGTCGGCTACAACCCCCACCGGATCCCCGAGAGCCTCGAACGGATCGAGCGGGCCGTCGAGGATCACGACTTCAAGTACGTCTGGTTCCACCCGATGACGTTCGGGCTCGAACCGACCGACGAGAAGTGCTATCCGCTGTACGCGAAGGCCAACGAACTCGATATTCCTGTGAGTTTCCAGACCGGCCAGTCGGCCGAACCGCTGCCCAGCGAACCCGGGCACCCGATGTACGCCGACGAGGTCGCGATGGACTTCCCCGAGTTGACGCTCGTGCTCACCCACACCGGGTGGCCCTGGACGGAAGAGTGGTGTTCGATGCTCTGGCGACACCCCAACGTCTACGGCAACATCGGCGCGTACTATCCCTCCTTCCTCCCCGACAGTCAGGTGGAGTTCATCGACGGCCGCATCCGCGACAAGGTTATGTGGGCGACCAACGGCCTCGGCCTGCAACGGTGCAAGGAGGAGTTCCTCGACCTGGATATCCGTGACGAGACCAAGCGGGCCGTCCTCCGCGAGAACGCGCTCGACGTGTTCGACATCTAA
- a CDS encoding acyl-CoA dehydrogenase family protein yields the protein MEFGLTNTQQMIQSQIRDYVTDNVVGENLDWDDEDFPHDIYDDLIDMGVLGLHLPEEAGGEGFDPVTAGLVYEELGRGDVGLTMLALSENLATKIVWEYGDDHHREVSKRVCAGEDHICFALTEPDHGSDAQNIETTAEPTDDGFVLSGEKTAITGATLADHGLILARETGGPDDIRAFLVDLDREGIDIQPYAGLGCEVSGWGQIFLDDVEIPSDARVSDENAFKMAMRTFDKSRAWIALYALGAAQQSLDETATYLTDREAMGNPLASYQGPQFEHAEWQTRVEAARLKAYQTLWKADAGEPHTKDAAMTKWYAPEVAVDTVRACLVLHGHYGYSDDFGIGKRLQDVLGQQIADGAPHVQKLIVARETFGREYRSY from the coding sequence ATGGAGTTCGGATTGACGAATACGCAGCAGATGATCCAGTCTCAGATTCGCGACTACGTGACCGACAACGTCGTCGGCGAGAACCTGGACTGGGACGACGAGGACTTCCCCCACGACATCTACGACGACCTGATCGACATGGGCGTGCTCGGCCTGCACCTCCCCGAGGAGGCCGGCGGCGAGGGGTTCGATCCGGTAACGGCAGGACTCGTCTACGAGGAACTGGGTCGTGGCGACGTGGGTCTCACCATGCTCGCGCTCTCGGAGAACCTGGCGACCAAGATCGTCTGGGAGTACGGCGACGACCACCATCGGGAGGTCTCGAAGCGAGTCTGTGCGGGCGAAGACCACATCTGTTTCGCGCTCACCGAACCGGATCACGGATCGGACGCCCAGAACATCGAGACGACGGCCGAACCGACCGACGACGGGTTCGTCCTCTCCGGTGAGAAGACGGCGATCACCGGCGCGACGCTGGCGGATCACGGGCTCATCCTCGCGCGGGAGACGGGTGGCCCCGACGACATCCGGGCGTTCCTCGTCGACCTCGACAGAGAGGGGATCGACATCCAGCCCTACGCCGGGCTCGGGTGTGAGGTGAGCGGCTGGGGGCAGATCTTCCTCGACGACGTGGAGATCCCGTCCGATGCCCGGGTCAGCGACGAGAACGCGTTCAAGATGGCGATGCGGACCTTCGACAAGTCCCGCGCGTGGATCGCTCTCTACGCGCTCGGGGCGGCCCAGCAGTCGCTGGACGAGACGGCGACCTACCTCACCGACCGCGAGGCGATGGGGAACCCGCTCGCCAGCTATCAGGGACCCCAGTTCGAGCACGCCGAGTGGCAGACTCGCGTCGAGGCCGCCCGTCTCAAGGCTTACCAGACGCTCTGGAAGGCCGACGCGGGCGAACCGCACACGAAGGACGCGGCGATGACGAAGTGGTACGCGCCGGAGGTCGCCGTCGACACCGTCCGCGCCTGTCTCGTCCTGCACGGCCACTACGGCTACTCCGACGACTTCGGGATCGGCAAACGCCTGCAGGACGTGCTCGGCCAGCAGATCGCCGACGGCGCGCCCCACGTCCAGAAGCTCATCGTCGCCCGCGAGACGTTCGGTCGCGAGTACCGCTCGTACTGA
- a CDS encoding IclR family transcriptional regulator: protein MTNDGRIKSIQTAFELIEGLEQLDGARASTLADHVDKPVSTVHDYLQTLEQIQYVTKHDNVYRPGTRFLEIGEAERVKRPLYQVAEPELTSLAEETGELATLMVEEHGKGVLLDIEEGEAAIQLHTYPGVRMPLHTSALGKAILAHLPEERVDEIIDEHGLTAMTKNTVTERDRLDDQLEDAREQGFVIDRGERIDGVLCLAAPILGRQDLVLGAICVCSPASRIDNDEDLERIRDAVMRTANMIQVNLNYSDTR from the coding sequence ATGACAAACGACGGCCGGATCAAGTCGATACAGACCGCCTTCGAGTTGATCGAAGGGCTCGAACAGCTCGACGGGGCCCGGGCGTCGACGCTGGCCGACCACGTCGACAAACCCGTCAGTACCGTCCACGACTATCTCCAGACGCTGGAACAGATCCAGTACGTGACCAAACACGACAACGTGTACCGCCCCGGCACGCGGTTCCTGGAGATCGGCGAAGCCGAGCGGGTGAAGCGGCCGCTCTATCAGGTCGCCGAACCCGAACTCACGTCGCTCGCCGAGGAGACCGGCGAGTTGGCCACACTCATGGTCGAAGAACACGGGAAGGGCGTCCTGCTCGATATCGAGGAGGGCGAGGCGGCGATCCAGCTCCACACTTATCCGGGCGTCCGGATGCCGTTGCATACCTCGGCACTGGGGAAGGCGATTCTCGCTCACCTCCCCGAGGAGCGGGTCGACGAGATCATCGACGAACACGGGCTAACGGCGATGACCAAAAACACGGTGACGGAACGCGATCGACTCGACGACCAACTGGAGGACGCGCGCGAACAGGGGTTCGTGATCGATCGCGGGGAACGGATCGATGGCGTTCTCTGCCTCGCGGCCCCGATCCTCGGCCGGCAGGACCTGGTACTGGGTGCGATCTGTGTCTGTAGCCCCGCCAGTCGCATCGACAACGACGAGGACCTCGAACGGATCAGGGACGCCGTCATGCGCACGGCGAACATGATTCAGGTGAATCTGAACTACTCCGATACGCGGTAA